In Sorghum bicolor cultivar BTx623 chromosome 10, Sorghum_bicolor_NCBIv3, whole genome shotgun sequence, one genomic interval encodes:
- the LOC8065749 gene encoding ribonucleoside-diphosphate reductase small chain: MPAAPTLVPPCDAEEPLLAESSDRFSMFPIRFPQIWEFYKKAVASFWTAEEVDLSSDARHWDEALSPDERHFISHVLAFFAASDGIVLENLASRFMSDVQVAEARAFYGFQIAIENIHSEMYSLLLETYIRDDAEKDRLFRAIDTVPAVRRKADWAMRWIDGGERFAERLVAFACVEGIFFSGSFCAIFWLKKRGLMPGLTFSNELISRDEGLHCDFACLLYELLRSKLDEARVREIVADAVDIEREFVCDALPVALVGMNGGLMSQYIEFVADRLLMALGCKKMYNATNPFDWMELISLQGKTNFFEKRVGDYQKASVMNSLNGSAAANHVFSIDEDF; encoded by the coding sequence ATGCCTGCCGCGCCGACGCTTGTGCCCCCATGCGACGCGGAGGAGCCGCTGCTGGCCGAGTCCTCCGACCGCTTCTCCATGTTCCCGATCCGCTTCCCGCAGATCTGGGAGTTCTACAAGAAGGCGGTGGCGTCCTTCTGGACGGCGGAGGAGGTTGACCTCTCCTCCGACGCCCGGCACTGGGACGAGGCGCTGTCCCCCGACGAGCGCCACTTCATCTCCCACGTGCTCGCCTTCTTCGCCGCCTCCGACGGCATCGTGCTCGAGAACCTCGCCTCCCGCTTCATGTCCGACGTGCAGGTCGCCGAGGCGCGGGCCTTCTACGGCTTCCAGATCGCCATCGAGAACATCCACTCGGAGATGTACTCGCTGCTGCTCGAGACCTACATCCGCGACGACGCCGAGAAGGACCGCCTGTTCCGCGCCATCGACACCGTGCCCGCGGTCCGCCGCAAGGCCGACTGGGCCATGCGCTGGATCGACGGCGGGGAGCGCTTCGCCGAGCGCCTCGTCGCCTTCGCCTGCGTCGAGGGCATCTTCTTCTCGGGCTCCTTCTGCGCCATCTTCTGGCTCAAGAAGCGCGGGCTCATGCCGGGCCTCACCTTCTCCAACGAGCTCATCTCCCGCGACGAGGGCCTGCACTGCGATTTCGCCTGCCTCCTCTACGAGCTCCTCCGCAGCAAGCTCGACGAGGCCCGCGTCCGCGAGATTGTCGCCGATGCCGTCGACATCGAGCGCGAGTTCGTCTGCGACGCGCTCCCCGTCGCGCTCGTCGGCATGAACGGCGGCCTCATGAGCCAGTACATCGAGTTCGTGGCCGACCGCCTGCTCATGGCGCTCGGGTGCAAGAAGATGTACAACGCGACCAACCCCTTCGACTGGATGGAGCTCATCTCGCTGCAGGGGAAGACCAACTTCTTCGAGAAGCGCGTCGGTGACTACCAGAAGGCCTCCGTCATGAACAGCCTCaacggcagcgccgccgccaaccACGTCTTCAGCATCGATGAGGACTTCTGA
- the LOC8065752 gene encoding GDSL esterase/lipase At5g37690 — MAALAAVVVLALATVVAGAASTPGAAATMTTSKSPPVIYIFGDSMSDVGNNNYLLLSLAKCNYPWYGIDYKTGYPTGRFTNGRTIGDIMAAKFGSPPPVPFLSLYMTDDEVLGGVNFASGGAGLLNETGIYFVQYLSFDNQISSFEQIKNAMIAKIGKKATEETINGAIFQIGLGSNDYVNNFLRPFMADGIVYTHDEFIGLLMDTIDRQLTRLYNLGARHIWFSGLAPLGCIPSQRVLSDDGECLDDVNAYAIQFNAAAKNLIEGLNAKLPGARMYLSDCYSVVMELIDHPQKHGFKTSHTSCCDVDTSVGGLCLPTAQLCADRKDFVFWDAYHTSDAANQVIADRLFADMVGSGAVVQGNGTSPPRVVSAPTPTPTHAAAPPRKP; from the exons ATGGCTGCTCTGGCCGCCGTGGTCGTCCTCGCGCTTGCAACGGTCGTCGCCGGTGCAGCATCGACGCCGGGTGCTGCGGCTACGATGACGACGTCCAAGAGTCCGCCGGTGATCTACATTTTCGGGGACTCGATGTCGGACGTGGGAAACAACAACTACCTCCTCCTCTCCCTCGCCAAGTGCAACTACCCCTGGTACGGCATCGATTACAAGACCGGCTACCCCACCGGGAGGTTCACCAATGGCAGGACCATCGGAGACATCATGG CCGCCAAGTTCGGCTCCCCGCCTCCggtgccgttcctctccctgtaCATGACCGACGACGAGGTCCTCGGCGGCGTCAACTTCGCGTCCGGCGGCGCTGGGCTCCTCAACGAGACTGGCATTTACTTT GTTCAGTACCTGTCGTTCGACAACCAGATATCGTCCTTCGAGCAGATCAAGAACGCGATGATCGCCAAGATCGGCAAGAAGGCCACCGAGGAGACTATCAACGGCGCAATCTTCCAGATCGGGCTCG GAAGCAACGACTACGTCAACAACTTCCTGCGGCCGTTCATGGCGGACGGCATCGTGTACACCCACGACGAGTTCATCGGCCTCCTCATGGACACCATTGACAGGCAGCTGACG AGACTGTACAATCTCGGCGCGCGCCACATCTGGTTCAGCGGGCTGGCGCCTCTCGGCTGCATCCCGTCGCAGCGCGTGCTCTCGGACGACGGCGAGTGCCTGGACGACGTGAACGCGTACGCCATCCAGTTCAACGCCGCCGCCAAGAACCTGATCGAGGGGCTCAACGCCAAGCTGCCCGGCGCACGCATGTACCTCTCCGACTGCTACTCCGTCGTCATGGAGCTCATCGACCACCCCCAGAAACACG GGTTCAAGACGTCGCACACGTCGTGCTGCGACGTGGACACGTCGGTGGGGGGCCTGTGCCTGCCGACGGCGCAGCTCTGCGCCGACCGCAAGGACTTCGTGTTCTGGGACGCGTACCACACCTCCGACGCCGCCAACCAGGTCATCGCCGACCGCCTCTTCGCCGACATGGTCGGCTCCGGCGCCGTGGTCCAGGGGAATGGCACGTCCCCGCCGCGAGTCGTGAgcgcgccgacgccgacgccgacccacgccgcggcgccgccgcgcAAGCCGTGA